The following coding sequences are from one Triticum aestivum cultivar Chinese Spring chromosome 5A, IWGSC CS RefSeq v2.1, whole genome shotgun sequence window:
- the LOC123104246 gene encoding probable sarcosine oxidase: MAAPPAERSFDVIVVGAGIIGSCAAHAAAARGASVLLLERFDLLHQRGSSHGESRTTRPTYTRPQYPPMVRLAHRLWHDAERDAGYTVLTPTPHLDLGPRDSPAFVAAIANGGATELAPAGDASRPAWAEAFRVPEGWAAATSGPAGVIKATKAMAMFQTLAAKMGAVVRDRTEVVDVARQGEGNTIVVKTSTGDEFHGGKCIITVGAWASKLVKSVTGADLPVQPVHTLVCYWRVKPGHEEELTTEAGFPTFATYGEPGFYGTPSMEYPGLIKVCRNGGPPCDPDGRDWATGTGAGGIAEVVARWIDEFMPGVVDTAGGPVLRQPCMCCMTPDEDFVIDFLGGEEFGKDVVVGAGFSGHGFKMGPAVGTILAELALDGESGTAAEAGLELEHYLIGRFEGNPMGNATSH; encoded by the exons ATGGCTGCGCCGCCGGCCGAGCGCTCGTTCGACGTCATCGTGGTGGGCGCGGGCATCATCGGCAGCTGTGCGGCGCACGCGGCGGCGGCCCGGGGCGCGAGCGTGCTCCTGCTCGAGCGCTTCGACCTGCTGCACCAGCGCGGCTCGTCGCACGGCGAGTCCCGCACCACCCGCCCCACCTACACGCGGCCGCAGTACCCTCCCATGGTCCGGCTCGCGCACCGCCTCTGGCACGACGCCGAGCGCGACGCCGGGTACACCGTGCTCACGCCCACCCCGCACCTCGACCTGGGCCCCCGGGACTCGCCGGCCTTCGTCGCCGCCATCGCCAACGGCGGCGCCACTGAGCTCGCCCCGGCGGGGGACGCTTCGCGGCCGGCGTGGGCGGAGGCGTTCAGGGTGCCCGAGGGGTGGGCCGCTGCGACCAGCGGGCCGGCCGGTGTGATAAAGGCGACCAAGGCCATGGCCATGTTCCAAACGCTCGCCGCCAAGATGGGCGCCGTCGTGAGGGACAGAACCGAGGTGGTCGACGTCGCCAGGCAAG GAGAAGGAAACACGATCGTGGTGAAGACATCCACCGGCGATGAGTTCCACGGCGGCAAGTGCATCATCACGGTGGGTGCGTGGGCGAGCAAGCTGGTGAAGTCCGTCACCGGCGCCGACCTGCCCGTGCAGCCGGTGCACACCCTCGTGTGCTACTGGAGGGTCAAGCCCGGGCACGAGGAGGAGCTGACGACGGAGGCCGGCTTCCCGACGTTCGCGACCTACGGCGAGCCCGGCTTCTACGGCACGCCGTCGATGGAGTACCCGGGCCTGATCAAGGTCTGCAGGAACGGCGGGCCGCCGTGCGACCCGGACGGCCGGGACTGGGCCACCGGGACCGGCGCGGGCGGGATCGCGGAGGTCGTGGCGCGGTGGATCGACGAGTTTATGCCGGGCGTCGTGGACACCGCCGGCGGGCCGGTGCTCCGGCAGCCGTGCATGTGCTGCATGACGCCCGACGAGGACTTCGTGATCGACTTCCTGGGCGGGGAGGAGTTCGGGAAGGACGTGGTGGTCGGCGCCGGGTTTTCCGGTCACGGGTTCAAGATGGGCCCGGCCGTCGGGACGATCCTCGCCGAGCTGGCGCTGGACGGCGAGTCGGGCACGGCGGCGGAGGCCGGCTTGGAGCTCGAGCACTACCTGATCGGACGGTTCGAGGGCAACCCGATGGGGAACGCCACGAGTCACTGA